The segment CGCCTCGATTTCGGCATCGCTGACGCCGTCGTCATGGTCGAGCTCGATCAGCTTGCCGGCACGGACGTCGTTGACACCCGAGAAACCGAGCGAGCCGAGCGCATGGTGGATCGCCTTGCCCTGGGGATCGAGCACGCCGCCCTTCAGGGTGACATAGACGCGGGTCTTCATCGCGGCCTCTTCGTTGGGAGATTCAAGCGCCCTATGGCCCCGAAGGGCGCGACGGGCAAGGGGCCGGGATCAATATTCCAGCATTTCGACGAGCGCGGGGCTGAGCCATTCGCGA is part of the Rhizorhabdus wittichii RW1 genome and harbors:
- a CDS encoding phosphoribosylformylglycinamidine synthase, purS (TIGRFAM: phosphoribosylformylglycinamidine synthase, purS~PFAM: phosphoribosylformylglycinamidine synthetase PurS); translation: MKTRVYVTLKGGVLDPQGKAIHHALGSLGFSGVNDVRAGKLIELDHDDGVSDAEIEAMCKKLLANTVIENFRIERA